The DNA region GCCGGTAGACTCCGAGAGCGACGGCGAGGCACGAGAACAACGtcgctgcacaaacacacaaaacccaTTATTAACTtctatcactgtgtgtgtgtgtgtgtgtgtgtgtgtgtatattagatATATGTTTACAGACTCTAACTAAGGGAGTCCTTAAGAAACTCATTTTCCCACAATCCTCGGTTGTTCATAGCCAGGTCCTCTAGCATCCAGCTGCTAACAAAAGgcgcgtttccactgcaggaactttgggGTAATTTTATGGGGCCGGCCCCGTTGGtgcgtgtctccactgcaggacAACGATTACGTGGCGATGGAAACTCATGACGCCGCCGAGGGGTCCTACactgcagtggagacacggcCACAgagagggccgagtgagaggactGTAGAAGTTCCTACCCCCTCCTTTTACCAGGaactcctgcagtggaaacgcagCTATTGTTAGCTGTGTTTCGGTGCCGTAGACGGCAATCAATGCCTGCACCTCATCATCTGTCCATTAGTCGTACATCTTCTTGCTGTTGTCTTGTTGTTTACATCGGTGTCTGCGAGGCTAATGTCTGCTAGGCTAATGTCTGCTAGGCTAATGTCTGCTAGGCTAATGCTCCCCTTCTGCTGGATTTTAAACATGCCGGttgttttggtgctttctgaTGGCGTCAGAGCTGCTCTAGGTTTAGCCAATCAGCGCCGGGTTAACCTTGAGCCCCACCCAGGAGCTTTTCAGGGCCAACagagtacctaccctggagtagtacccaccctggagtagtccctaccctggagtagtacttaccctggagtagtagctaccctggagtagtagctaccctggagtagtacctaccctggagtagtacttaccctggagtagtacccaccctggagtagtacctaccctggagtagcacttaccctggagtagtacccaccctggagtagtccctaccctggagtagtacttatcctggagtagtacccaccctggagtagtagctaccctggagtagtacccaccctggagtagtagctaccctggagtagtacccaccctggagtagtagctaccctggagtagtacttaccctggagtagtccctaccctggagtagtacccaccctggagtagtacttaccctggagtagtacctaccctggagtagtacttaccctggagtagtacctaccctggagtagtacctaccctggagtagtagctaccctggagtaaTACTtgccctggagtagtacttaccctggagtagtacctaccctggagtagtacttaccctggagtagtacctaccctggagtagtacttaccctggagtagtacctaccctgtagtagtccctaccctggagtagtccctaccctggagtagtacttaccctggagtagtccctaccctggagtagtacctaccctggagtagtacccaccctggagtagtacttaccctggagtagtacctaccctggagtagtacccaccctggagtagtacctaccctggagtagtccctaccctggagtagtacccaccctggagtagtccctaccctggagtagtacttaccctggagtagtacctaccctggagtagtacttaccctggagtagtccctaccctggagtagtacccaccctggagtagtacctaccctggagtagtacttaccctggagtagtacctaccctggagtagtagctaccctggagtagtacctaccctggagtagtacttaccctggagtagtacttaccctggagtagtacctaccctggagtagtacccaccctggagtagtacctaccctggagtagtacctaccctggagtagtccctatcctggagtagtacccaccctggagtagtccctaccctggagtagtagctaccctggagtagtacctaccctggagtagtacttaccctggagtagtacctaccctggagtagtacttaccctggagtagtacctaccctggagtagtagctaccctggagtagtacccaccctggagtagtagctaccctggagtagtacccaccctggagtagtacctaccctggagtagtacttaccctggagtagtacctaccctggagtagtacttaccctggagtagtccctaccctggagtagtacttactaggcctgcacgatatcagcaaaatgtgcgaTGTGCGATCACACTGTTCAATATTGCGATGACGATATGACTtgcgataaataagaaaatatttaaagtttgcatacagttcctgtctctttcagattttcagctttaaaagattccctgcttttaggtactctaaaacactgaatagctgattgtaattaccgcaaattccggactacagagcgcacctgattaaaagacgcatgctctaattttagaaagaaaatcaattttgtacttgtacaagccgcgccggattttaagcctcaggtgtcccacgttgtaatatgagatattagctagggttggtctggcgatgcctgacagccatcacgcatttattgtgtattattttgtcattattaaggcaaaagaactcaatttatgtccatggacattgtaatgaatagactataggcttaatattagtttgcatccagcgtgctgcgtggacttcaatacatctgctgcaccgctgctatcacaattatcaaatgctaagtttctacagtcagtgactgtgaccctcataaaagtaatattttacaaatctgcattatataaactaacgaaattcgttaaagtaagtaatttggcgacttctaagtcattaaactaagtcttacttttactggagtaatctacctcgttggcacctgtcattgtacgtcttgctttgaattaaaacctactgagcgaactctcccgttctctcctatgaacgagtcagacaacaacaacgtgtatcaaccatgaagcaaagtgaaaaaataataaagtacgtaacagccgcatcatatgattttcttcgagtattttccatgttgatgagagtcagtacaaatgactgatttacaataataaagcgtgcttgatttatcacacaatttcattggacctctgtgaactactcatcaattttattggtctactgttacaaggcaaaatgttttggacgccacgaaaaaaaaaaaaaaagtgtgcgtgGCCAATTTATCGCATTACAGACCAGCTTTTGCGATGGGTTCATCGCGAACGTTCACATCGCAATGACGATGAAAATTCGATTAATCGTGCAGGcctagtacttaccctggagtagtccctaccctggagtagtacccaccctggagtagtacttaccctggagtagtacccaccctggagtagtacctaccctggagtagtacttaccctggagtagtacctaccctggagtagtacctaccctggagtagtacttaccctggagtagtacctaccctggagtagtacttaccctggagtagtacctaccctggagtagtagctaccctggagtagtacccaccctggagtagtagctaccctggagtagtacccaccctggagtagtacctaccctggagtagtacccaccctggagtagtccctaccctggagtagtacccaccctggagtagtacttaccctggagtagtacctaccctggagtagtacttaccctggagtagtacctaccctggagtagtagctaccctggagtagtacccaccctggagtagtagctaccctggagtagtacccaccctggagtagtacctaccctggagtagtacttaccctggagtagtacctaccctggagtagtacttaccctggagtagtacctaccctggagtagtacttaccctggagtagtacctaccctgtagtagtccctaccctggagtagtccctaccctggagtagtacttaccctggagtagtccctaccctggagtagtacctaccctggagtagtacccaccctggagtagtacttaccctggagtagtacctaccctggagtagtacccaccctggagtagtacctaccctggagtagtccctaccctggagtagtacccaccctggagtagtccctaccctggagtagtagctaccctggagtagtacctaccctggagtagtacttaccctggagtagtccctaccctggagtagtacccaccctggagtagtacctaccctggagtagtacttaccctggagtagtacctaccctggagtagtagctaccctggagtagtacctaccctggagtagtacttaccctggagtagtacttaccctggagtagtacctaccctggagtagtacccaccctggagtagtacctaccctggagtagtacctaccctggagtagtccctatcctggagtagtacccaccctggagtagtccctaccctggagtagtacctaccctggagtagtacttaccctggagtagtccctaccctggagtagtacccaccctggagtagtacttaccctggagtagtacctaccctggagtagtacttaccctggagtagtacctaccctggagtagtacctaccctggagtagtagctaccctggagtagtacccaccctggagtagtagctaccctggagtagtacccaccctggagtagtacctaccctggagtagtacctaccctggagtagtacctaccctggagtagtacttaccctggagtagtccctaccctggagtagtacctaccctggagtagtagctaccctggagGAGTAAGTACTCCATTGGCCCCCGTAAAGGTCCCTGTAAATGgcgctgtgtgtgtgggggaggtTCCTACAGTGGAGACACGCACCTTATAGGAACCCTCTGGTCTACAAGAACCCTCTGGTCTACAGGAACCCTCTGGTCTGCAGGAACCCTCTGGTCTACAGGAACCCTCTGGTCTACAGGAACCCTCTGGTCTACAGGAACCTGAACCCTCTGATCTACAGGAACCCTCTGGTCTACAGGAACCCTCTAGTCTACAGGAACCCTCTGGTCTACAGGAACCCTCTGGTCTACAAGAACCCGAACCCTCTGGTCTACAGGAACCTGAACCCTCTGGTCTACAGGAACCTGAACCCTCTGATCTACAGGAACCCTCTGGTCTACGGGAACCCTCTGGTCTACAGGAACCCTCTGGTCTGATCTACAGGAACCCTCTGATCTACAGGAACCCTCTAGTCTGCAGGAACCCTCTGGTCTACAGGAACCCTCTGGTCTGCAGGAACCCTCTGGTCTACAGGAACCTGAACCCTCTGGTCTACAGGAACCCTCTGATCTACAGGAACCCTCTGGTCTACAGGAACCCTCTGGTCTACAGGAACCCTCTCGTCGTACCTGCTACGTAGCGGATCGTCTCCAGTTTGTGTGACTCCAGGACAGTTTTGAGCGACGCCACCTGCAGGTCGATCTTCTTGTTGATCTCCATGTTGTCGTTTTCCAGGTCGGCTTTCTGTCCGCAGGAGACAcgcagtgatgtcatcaaccAGTCACGTGATGTCATCAACCAGTCACGTGATGTCATCAACCAATCACGTGATGTCATCCAAAACAACCAATCATATCTCACCTCgtgtcttattcttctttcctccctccctcccttcctaccgtctgtacttcctccatccccctttcttccctccttctttccttccttcctccctcctttcattccttccttattccttcctcccttctttttttcctccctccctccttctctctttctttcctctgtccttctttcatactttccttcctcccttccttcctccctccctccttccttccttcctccctcctttcctcccttcttccttcctccctcctttccttccttctttcctttcctgccttccttccttcttccctccttccctccttcccttccttcttccttccctccttccttcctccctcttttccttacttcttccttctttcctttcctcccttccttccttcctccctccttccttccttcccttcttcctccttccttccttccctccttcctccttcctttccttccttccttccctccttccttccttcctccctcctttcctcccttcttccttccctccttccttcccccctcctttactcccttcctccttccctccttccttcctccctccttccctccttccttccttccttccttgactcgaggacatcaggagggttaatctaCGTTTATTTACCTTGTGATGAAACTCTGTGCTCGCCTCCATCAGCTTCTTCTCCTGATCAGTGaactgacagaaaaacacagaaatcagCTCAGAGCAGAAACTCGATGATAAAGAGACAGTAATACAGAGGTGTCAataaagggaaggaaggaaggaaggaaggaaagaaggaaggaaaggagggaggaaggaaggagggaaggaagaagattATAATGAGACGTTAATAAAACCCTCACGATGTCCGATGTCCGGCTGCGCTCCAGGTTGATGTCCAGTTTGGTTTCTGCTCGGACTTTTAGACCCTCCTcctgggaaggaaggaaggaaggaaaggaggaagggaggaacgaaggttAATTCTCCTCCTGAAccacaaaatgcacaaaatcaTCAGTGAAGCTTAGCTGTTGGTTTATAttcaggaaggacagaaagaaaggagggaggagggaaggagggaggaaagaaggaaggaaggggggaggaaagaagggaggaaggaatcaAACAGGTTTAATCTCCAGCCGATcgatcagttaaactagttttaaaagcagcatcaggtttgttaaaatgtacatttagtatttttgttggttttatccctcctgttgtcctcgagtcaaggaaggaagggtggtgcttcattccttctgtcattccttcctccctaccttccttcctttcttcatttctaccttccttccttccttccaatattcctctcttccttccaaaGTTAGTTAAACTGAACCTCATGGACACAGTGAAACCTcatagtataatatatatataatatataacaaacGGACTCACCGTCAGTCTGTTCTGAAGCTGCTGCAGTTCTCTCTTCATTTTCTAGAAACGCAGAATGAGTTAAAACAGAAGCGACAGTGTTGGTCTCTGATTACtgactgtgatgtgtgtgtatctgtgtgtgtgtgtgtgtgtgtatctgtgatgtgtgtgtgtgtgtatgtatgtgtgtcatcGTACTGTGTTCTCGGAGCGGAGGTTGGCGAACTCGCTCTTCTCCAGGATCACCATGTCCTTCCTGATGGAGTCCAGGTGAGCCATGATCTGCAGCAGAGCGATTTCCtgccacacacactcaggtaactcaggtaactcaggtaactcagacacactcaggtaaactcagacacactcaggtaaactcaggtagactcaggtaactcaggtaactcaggtaactcagacacactcaggtaactcagactcaggtaactcagacacactcaggtaactcaggtaaactcagacacactcaggtaaactcagacacactcaggtaactcagacacactcaggtaactcagacacactcaggtaactcaggtaaactcagacacactcagacacactcaggtaactcaggtaactcagacacactcaggtaactcagacacactcaggtaaactcagacacactcaggtaactcagacacactcaggtaactcaggtaaactcagacacactcaggtaactcaggtaaactcagacacactcagacacactcaggtaactcagacacactcaggtaaactcaggtaactcagacacactcagacacactcaggtaaactcagacacactcaggtaactcagacacactcaggtaactcagacacactcaggtaactcacacactcaggtaactcaggtaactcagacacactcagacacactcaggtaaactcagacacactcaggtaactcaggtaaactcaaaacacactcaggtaaactcagacacactcaggtaaactcagacacactcaggtaaactcaaacacactcaggtaaactcagacacactcagacacactcaggtaaactcagacacactcaggtaaactcagacacactcaggtaactcaggtaactcagacacactcaggtaactcaggtaactcagacacactcaggtaactcagacacactcaggtaactcaggtaactcagacacactcaggtaactcagacacactcaggtaaactcagacacactcaggtaactcagacacactcaggtaactcagacacactcaggtaactcaggtaaactcagacacattcagacacactcaggtaactcaggtaactcagacacactcaggtaactcaggtaaactcagacacactcaggtaactcagacacactcaggtaactcagacacactcagacacactcaggtaactcaggtaaactcagacacactcaggtaaactcagacacactcaggtaactcagacacactcaggtaactcaggtaaactcagacacactcagacacactcaggtaaactcagacacactcaggtaaactcaggtaactcagacacactcaggtaactcagacacactcaggtaaactcagacacactcaggtaactcagacacactcaggtaaactcaggtaactcagacacactcaggtaactcagacacactcaggtaactcagacacactcaggtaactcaggtaaactcaggtaactcaggtaaactcaggtaactcagacacactcaggtaactcaggtaaactcagacacactcaggtaactcaggtaaactcaggtaactcaggtaaactcaggtaactcagacacactcaggtaactcaggtaaactcagacacactcaggtaactcaggtaaactcaggtaactcagacacactcaggtaactcaggtaaactcagacacactcaggtaactcagacacactcaggcacactcaggtaaactcagacacactcaggtaaactcaggtaactcagacacactcaggtaactcagacacactcaggtaactcaggtaaactcagacacactcaggtaactcagacacactcagacacactcagttaactcaggtaaactcaggtaactcaggtaaactcaggtaaactcagacacactcaggtaaactcagacacactcaggtaactcaggtaaactcaggtaactcagacacactcaggtaactcaggtaactcaggtaactcagacacactcaggtaactcagacacactcaggtaactcaggtaactcagacacactcaggtaaactcagacacactcagacacactcaggtaactcaggtaaactcagacacactcaggtaactcagacacactcaggtaaactcagacacactcaggtaactcagacacactcaggtaaactcagataaactcagacacactcaggtaaactcaggtaactcagacacactcaggtaactcaagtaaactcaggtaactcaggtaactcagacacactcaggtaactcaggtaactcagacacactcaggtaactcagacacactcagacacactcaggtaactcagacacactcaggtaactcagacacactcaggtaactcaggtaactcagacacactcaggtaactcagacacactcaggtaactcaggtaactcagacacactcaggtaactcagacacactcaggtaactcaggtaactcagacacactcaggtaaactcagacacactcagacacactcaggtaactcaggtaactcagacacactcaggtaactcagacacactcaggtaaactcagacacactcaggtaaactcagataaactcagacacactcaggtaactcaggtaaactcagacacactcaggtaaactcagataaactcagacacactcaggtaactcagacacactcaggtaaactcagacacactcaggtaactcagacacactcaggtaactcaggtaaactcagacacactcaggtaaactcaggtaactcagacacactcaggtaaactcaggtaactcagacacactcaggtaaactcaggtaaactcagacacactcaggtaaactcagacacactcaggtaactcagacacactcagacacactcaggtaaactcaggtaactcagacacactcaggtaactcaggtaactcagacacactcaggtaactcagacacactcaggtaactcagacacactcagacacactcaggtaaactcagacacactcagacacactcaggtaactcaggtaactcagacacactcaggtaactcagacacactcaggtaaactcagacacactcaggtaaactcagataaactcagacacactcaggtaactcagacacactcaggtaaactcagacacactcaggtaactcagacacactcaggtaaactcagataaactcagacacactcaggtaactcagacacactcaggtaaactcagacacactcaggtaactcagacacactcaggtaactcaggtaaactcaggtaactcaggtaactcagacacactcaggtaaactcaggtaactcagacacactcagacacactcaggtaaactcagacacactcaggtaactcaggtaactcagacacactcagacacactcaggtaaactcaggtaaactcagacacactcaggtaaactcagacacactcaggtaactcagacacaggtaactcagacacactcaggtaactcaggtaactcagacacactcaggtaactcagacacactcaggtaactcagacacactcaggtaaactcagatacactcaggtaactcagacacactcaggtaactcagacacactcaggtaaactcagatacactcaggtaaactcagacacactcaggtaactcagacacactcaggtaactcagacacactcaggtaactcagacacactcaggtaaactcaggtaactcagacacactcaggtaactcagacacactcaggtaactcagacacactcaggtaactcaggtaaactcaggtaactcagacacactcaggtaaactcaggtaaactcagacacactcaggtaaactcaggtaactcagacacactcaggtaactcaagtaaactcaggtaactcaggtaactcagacacactcaggtaactcaggtaactcagacacactcaggtaactcagacacactcagacacactcaggtaactcagacacactcaggtaactcagacacactcaggtaactcaggtaactcagacacactcaggtaactcaggta from Scomber japonicus isolate fScoJap1 chromosome 13, fScoJap1.pri, whole genome shotgun sequence includes:
- the ccdc90b gene encoding coiled-coil domain-containing protein 90B, mitochondrial isoform X1, translated to MNALLRRCRRLRTWTDLHVGVSASTFDVRKVELTPLEQRKLTFDSHTMVTELESSGFSKRQAEIIVSALVTLATANMDIVYKDMVTKSHQEIALLQIMAHLDSIRKDMVILEKSEFANLRSENTKMKRELQQLQNRLTEEGLKVRAETKLDINLERSRTSDIFTDQEKKLMEASTEFHHKKADLENDNMEINKKIDLQVASLKTVLESHKLETIRYVAATLFSCLAVALGVYRLWK
- the ccdc90b gene encoding coiled-coil domain-containing protein 90B, mitochondrial isoform X2 is translated as MNALLRRCRRLRTWTDLHVGVSASTFDVRKVELTPLEQRKLTFDSHTMVTELESSGFSKRQAEIIVSALVTLATANMDIVYKDMVTKSHQEIALLQIMAHLDSIRKDMVILEKSEFANLRSENTKMKRELQQLQNRLTFTDQEKKLMEASTEFHHKKADLENDNMEINKKIDLQVASLKTVLESHKLETIRYVAATLFSCLAVALGVYRLWK